The Pirellulales bacterium genomic interval TCTGGTGCTGAAGGTGGGGTTGACCGTCTCGGCGTCGATTCCCGTGGCCGTCCTGTCGATCACGCTGTTCCGGCTTTTCTCGCGCCTGACAGGCTTTCGCCGCACGACGATCCTGGAAAACAACATCGTGCAGACGACCGGTTCGGCCGGCGAATCGATCGCCTTCGGCGTCGGCGTCACCATTCCCGCCCTGATGCTCCTGGGCATGGACATGGAACTGACGCGCGTGATGACCGTGGGCGTCCTGGGCGGGCTGCTCGGCATCTTGATGATGATCCCGCTGCGGCGGGCCTTCATCGTCAAGCAGCATGGTCGGCTGAAATACCCGGAAGGGACCGCTTGCGCCGACGTGCTCATTGTCGGCGAGGAAGGCGGGGCCACGGCCGCGACGGTGTTCACGGGCTTTGGCCTGGCGTTTATCCACAAGTTTGTAATGACGGCGCTGCACCTGTGGAAGGACGAGGTGAACATTCCGTTGACCAATTCCGCCGGCAAAGGGCTGCGCGGCGGCATGCTCGGCGGCGAACTGACGCCCGAGCTGTTGGGCGTGGGCTACATCATTGGACCGAAGATTGCGTCGATCATGCTCGGGGGTGGCGTCCTGGCATACCTGGTATTGACGCCGATGGTGTTTTTGTTCGGCAGCCGCGCTCTGCTTCCCGACGGCGCCACGGTTCATCAGATTGCAGAATCGGTGTCGGCCGTCCGCACGCGATACATCCTGTACATCGGCGCCGGAGCGGTGGCGGCCGGAGGCATCATCAGCATGCTTCAGGCGTTGCCGATGATTTTCAGCTCGCTGAAAGCCGGCTTGCGCGACATGATTCCCAGCGGTGGCAAATCTGCGGGCGGGTCGACGCCGCGCACCGAGCAGGACCTGCCGATCGCCGTCGTAATCCTGGGCGCCCTGGTACTGGTTCTGGCGATGGCCGTGATTCCGAATCTTGGGCTAGGCGTCAGCACGCGCGGGCTGATCGGCGCGGGCATGATCGTCGTGTTTGGCTTCTTATTCGTGACGGTTTCGTCCCGTTTAACGGGCGAGATCGGTTCGTCGTCGAATCCTATCTCGGGCATGACCGTGGCCACGCTTTTGCTCACGTGCCTCATTTTCTTGGCCATGGGTCAGACCGGCGCCGCGGCCACGCTGACGGCCATGACCGTGGCCGCGATCGTGTGCGTCGCCTCGAGCAACGGTGGAACAACGTCGCAAGATTTGAAAACCGGCTACTTAATCGGCGCCACGCCGCGTTTGCAGCAGATTGCGATCTTGATCGGTGCCCTGACCAGCGCGCTGGTGATCGGGGTCATCCTGATCATGCTTAACAATGCCGGCACGGTGTGGAGCAAAAACAATGTACCCCGCTACATCGTGCCGGACGTCACCAAGATCACTCACAAGGAGAAGGCCGGGGGCCAATACAGCCAGGATCCGACCGAGTACTACGTGTGGCATGCCACCGAAGGGCAGGTTCCGAACGTGCCGCAGGGAAAATACCTGGCCAACGATCGCGGGCAACTGGTCTACCTGGTCGATCCGGGGATCAACGGCCGACTGAAAGCGCGCGACGATGGCGTTGCCGTACCCAACAAGTTCAGCGCGCCGAAGACGCGCCTGATGGCCTTGATCATCGACGGAATCTTGCAGCAAAAGCTTCCCTGGGAGCTGGTCTTCATTGGCGTGTTGATCGCCGTCACGCTGGAATTGGCCGGCGTGCCCTCGCTGCCGTTTGCGGTGGGCGTCTATCTGCCGATTCAATCGTCGGTGCCGATTTTCATTGGCGGCGCCGTCCGCTGGATCGTCGACCGCATCAAGGGTTCGTCCGAAGCCGAGGCCGACATGAGCCCCGGCGTACTGTTGAGTTCGGGCTACATCGCCGGCGGCGCGATCGGCGGCGTGCTGGTTGCGTTCTTTGGCTTTGCGCCGACGATTCTCGACAAGATGAATCTCGCCCCGAAGCTGCCGGCCGGCTGGGTGGCGAGCAACTGGCCGTCGCTGACCGCCTTCGGGGTTTTGATCTTGTTGTTGGCGCTCACCGGTTTTGGTCTGCTGTTCCGCGGCGGCCGTCCGCAATCGCCGACGGCAAAAAAATCGCGGTAATGCGTGCTGGCCCGCCCAAATCACATTTCGCTGTCACACCAAAGGTTCGCCACGATGCATCGAGCGCACTGGTTACAAATCATCCTGGGAGTTTTCTGCATGAGCGTCGTTTCCACCTTGCAAGCCGACGAGGGGATGTGGCTGTTCACGAACCCGCCGAACAAGATGCTCAAGGAAACTTACGGATTCACGCCCGATGCCGACTGGCTCAAGCACGTGCGGC includes:
- a CDS encoding oligopeptide transporter, OPT family, translating into LVLKVGLTVSASIPVAVLSITLFRLFSRLTGFRRTTILENNIVQTTGSAGESIAFGVGVTIPALMLLGMDMELTRVMTVGVLGGLLGILMMIPLRRAFIVKQHGRLKYPEGTACADVLIVGEEGGATAATVFTGFGLAFIHKFVMTALHLWKDEVNIPLTNSAGKGLRGGMLGGELTPELLGVGYIIGPKIASIMLGGGVLAYLVLTPMVFLFGSRALLPDGATVHQIAESVSAVRTRYILYIGAGAVAAGGIISMLQALPMIFSSLKAGLRDMIPSGGKSAGGSTPRTEQDLPIAVVILGALVLVLAMAVIPNLGLGVSTRGLIGAGMIVVFGFLFVTVSSRLTGEIGSSSNPISGMTVATLLLTCLIFLAMGQTGAAATLTAMTVAAIVCVASSNGGTTSQDLKTGYLIGATPRLQQIAILIGALTSALVIGVILIMLNNAGTVWSKNNVPRYIVPDVTKITHKEKAGGQYSQDPTEYYVWHATEGQVPNVPQGKYLANDRGQLVYLVDPGINGRLKARDDGVAVPNKFSAPKTRLMALIIDGILQQKLPWELVFIGVLIAVTLELAGVPSLPFAVGVYLPIQSSVPIFIGGAVRWIVDRIKGSSEAEADMSPGVLLSSGYIAGGAIGGVLVAFFGFAPTILDKMNLAPKLPAGWVASNWPSLTAFGVLILLLALTGFGLLFRGGRPQSPTAKKSR